The Candidatus Woesearchaeota archaeon sequence TATGCAAGATAATCTGCCATAACATCTGTGTAGTTATACAGGAAATGCACGAACTCGGCATAAAACCGCTATTCTGTGTAGAAAGTCAAGCATCTGTGTAAAAAGTCAGGGCATTTCCCTACTTTCTACACAAAGCCGTGGGGAGAGAAACGCTTATAAAGGAAGAATTTGTTCTTTTCCAGTATTCACACGGGTCCGTGGTCTAGTGGCTATGACAGTGCCCTTACAATCAGTGCGTCAACGTTCTGAGTTTTAGAATTGGCGTTCTGCTAAGTGAGGCATTGATCGCCGGTTCGAGAGCGCAAATCGTGCACATTTCCTGCATTTGATTACGTCGAATTTCCGGCCGGACCCATCCTTTTCTTTTGGGATTTGCAGGGCGGCGAGTAGCCAAATCAGTATATTTATATACTAATTAACTCAAATATAAAGTTGGACACTATGAATGCAACAATCGCAACACCACTTCCGGACGCGAGAACGTCACACGAGAAGGTTATAGACATTGTACTCAAAGAAGATGACCTTAATTGGAAGGAGCTTATCTACGATTTAGTCCGAAAAGAACATATGAATCCTTGGGATATAGATGTTTCACTTCTTGCTGAAAAATTTCTTTCTATGATAGGAAAACTGCGAGAAATGGATTTTCGCATCGGCGGAAAAATGGTTTTGACTAGCAGTTTACTTCTAAAGTTAAAAAGTGATAAACTCTTACTTGATGATTTACAAAGCTTTGATGACCTTCTTAATGGCACGCAAGATACAGAAGAAGACCTACTTGATGACGGCTTTGAATTTGAACAAACAGATATTAATCAATTTCTTAATAACCAACGAAAACTCGTGCCGCGAACACCACAACCACGAGAGCGAAAAGTATCTGTATTTGATTTGGTAGAAGCACTTGAGCAAGCACTTGATACTGATGTAAAACGACAACGAGCATTATCCCGCGTAGAAACAGAAGAGCAAATAACTGCACCTGCAAAGTCATTTGATCTTACGGAAACCATGAACGTACTTCAAGGGCAACTTCGAAAAATGTTTACTAAAAAGAAAACCAAAATCTTTTTTCACGATTTGCTTGATGAGAACTCCAAACAAGACAAAGTATTTACATTCTTGCCACTTCTTCATTTAGATAATCAGCGAAAAATTGATCTTCTTCAAAAAGAACATTTTGGCGATATAGAGGTGCATGTACTGAATCGAGAATTTATGTAATCAGTGTTTTTTTAACTTCTCATCCTTTTTTGACGCATACCTTTTTAAAGCAGTTCTTATTAGCTGACCTTTATGCACGTAACAAAACTATCCGTACAAGGAAACAGCCTCGTAGGTCTCTATATTGTCCCAATGGATGGTGTGGTGCTCGTTGGCCATGAAGTCCCAGAATCAGCAGATAAACATATTGCCGAAATCTTTGGTGTAGAAGTAGTTCGCATGACTGTTGCAGGAACATCTCTTTTAGGAGTCTTTTTAGCAACAGACGGAGAAAAATTACTTGTACCGCATATTATTTTTCCACACGAAGAAGAACTTCTTAAACAACATGCTATTCCTTATATGATTGTACCAAGCGATATTACTTGTCTAGGTAATAACATTATTATGACTAAGAAAGGAATTTTGGCAAGCCCCGAATATGACAAAGAAGCACTTGATGCAGTTGAAGGATTTTTTGAGCGCGAAGTA is a genomic window containing:
- a CDS encoding translation initiation factor IF-6, which produces MHVTKLSVQGNSLVGLYIVPMDGVVLVGHEVPESADKHIAEIFGVEVVRMTVAGTSLLGVFLATDGEKLLVPHIIFPHEEELLKQHAIPYMIVPSDITCLGNNIIMTKKGILASPEYDKEALDAVEGFFEREVRVLELAGIPTVGALIAHNDTHGMVSHEIAEETINELASFLGLVITTGTVNMGSTQIRSGIAVNNKGFIIGDASGGPELMNADQALGFIDG
- a CDS encoding segregation/condensation protein A: MNATIATPLPDARTSHEKVIDIVLKEDDLNWKELIYDLVRKEHMNPWDIDVSLLAEKFLSMIGKLREMDFRIGGKMVLTSSLLLKLKSDKLLLDDLQSFDDLLNGTQDTEEDLLDDGFEFEQTDINQFLNNQRKLVPRTPQPRERKVSVFDLVEALEQALDTDVKRQRALSRVETEEQITAPAKSFDLTETMNVLQGQLRKMFTKKKTKIFFHDLLDENSKQDKVFTFLPLLHLDNQRKIDLLQKEHFGDIEVHVLNREFM